GTCTTTTGTAGTTTGATTATTTAATGGCGTTGGAGATGGTATTGTACGCGCATATGAGTAGCTATTCATGCTGTAGTCATCCGACTGTTGAAATTCAATGCAAATTCCCCATTGACACTAAGCGGTTAGGGTTCGCTGCATATTTTTCACATTAGCTATATGTCAGAATTAAACCTTTTCACTCAGTATAAAAGATCCTCCAAATATCGTCTTCAGTCATTGAAAAATAAAGCAAAGATTTGTTGAGATTGGATTGATACTTGAGTTCAGTTAAAATTCCTTGGGTATCAGTTGATCACTTTAATGGAAACCTGCAAAAGTGTTTTGATTCAGTGGCCTTCTGGGAAAGTGAAATTTGATAGTTATACCAGAGAGTTATGGTCTTAGTGGTGTTATCCTCCTAATTACACACTGATGCAAAGTATACCGTTGCTTTGTTATCAGGTTTGCACTGGAGCAAAAAGTGAACAACAATCTAAACTCGCAGCTAGAAAGGTATTTGTCTAGCTTTCTTTCCTTTCATACATATCAGAGGCAAAAGGTTCTCAAATTGTAAATGTTTTCCTGTTTTCAGTATGCTCGTATAATCCAGAAGCTTGGATTTCCTGCAAAATTCAAGGTACCTATCCCATTCTTGTGTAAAGTTTGCATGCTCATACCTTGATAATTGCTTGTTTGCTGAACGTTTGTTAATTCTGTGATGTCAGGACTTCAAGATCCAGAATATTGTTGCCTCTTGTGATGTCAAATTCCCTATCAGGCTTGAGGGCCTCGCATATTCCCATGGCGCTTTCTCGAGTGTAAGTTACCAAGTTGAATTCTGTGGTTTCTGTTGGCACTATTTTATCATGTGCGGTATTTTTCTTTCTTTCCCGGAACTTCTCTATCTCCTTGTTTTGGAACTGATATTTTATACGGTTGCTTGACAGTATGAGCCAGAGCTATTTCCCGGTCTGATTTACCGGATGAGGCAGCCGAAGATTGTCCTCCTAATTTTTGTTTCTGGCAAGATTGTTCTGACTGGAGCAAAGGTCGGTAGTCCTTTCCTGTGGCCCTGTGGGTTTCTCCATTACTCAGTAATGATGGTATTTCTAAGCTATTATCTTTCCAGGTGAGAGAAGAGACATACACCGCCTTCGAGAACATATATCCTGTCCTGACAGAGTTCAGAAAAGTGCAGCAATGATGGTACAATTCCTGAGAGCGCATGTTTAATGGGCATTGCTATGTTGGGAATAGGATAGGAAATGCCATGTTCCATTGACAAGTTGGGCCACTAAAggtggatttgtccttttttgccgCTCAGTGCCTCTGGTGCTTGTTCTAATTTTGTTTGCGGTGTTTCCTGGACTGCGATGAGCGGCTACTTTCAGAAACTAATGGTGCGTGCGGGCGCCGTGTATTATGCGTGCAGGTGACTTTGGAAGTAAAGCAGAATTGGAGACATTGTTGCTTGCTGCCAGCTCCAACCTCGCAAAGTCTAGGCATAGCCCGTCTTCCGGTGGaaaaccctatatatatatatatatatgctgtcCATCAGATTTGGAGTACCTGTTGTCGTAATCGACTAGGGTTCTTCTTTTTGTGATGGATCATGGTTGATCATCGCAGGTATCATCGCAGGTCTATTATGTCCTATCATCGTCCCTCACTCGAAACACTCTTGTGGAAGTTGAGTGAAACCCAAGCAAATTTTGCTCCTGGATTCTAGAGCCTttttctcctgatgatgtgatgaTGAAAACGCCAGCTGATGTATATTCACTTGTAGACGCGTTTGCGCCCTGTTAAAAGGAGGGCCTCATGTCGAGCCGAATAGCAAGAGGAAAATTTGTGTTATTTCTATCCCTTTGTGCTGTCTCGGTCGTCGCATTTCTGCCGACCATTTAACATTTGCCGAAAATTTCTGTAATGTTTGCCTTTTTCGCCCTTTCAACCAGAATCATCAGCATTGAAAACAATGGTAAAGCTATAAAAACCACAAAAGCAAGAAAAAGCTGCACATGCTCACAAAAATTCATGACAGCTCTCTCTCTGCTTGCGTTGCGTTGCGTGTCTTGAAAGGGATGGAGGGAAATCAGTACGAAAAAATTGGAAGGCCTCGCTGCCTCTGTTTTCTGTCCTAGCTCATACGGCCGACACGAGAATAAATGTAATGCAAAACTGGGCAAAGGAGCAACACATCGAACCAAAGATACGCTGCAGATTTCTCCATTAATCACATTTCATTCATGAGAAGATACCACCGTATATATATATTCTTGCAGGATTTTAATTCGAATGCCAATCCGGTATTCATTAATAATAATAGAAATAATGATCTACTCATTATAGAAGA
Above is a window of Triticum dicoccoides isolate Atlit2015 ecotype Zavitan chromosome 5B, WEW_v2.0, whole genome shotgun sequence DNA encoding:
- the LOC119307107 gene encoding TATA-box-binding protein 2; amino-acid sequence: MAEAAALEGSEPVDLTKHPSGIIPTLQNIVSTVNLDCKLDLKAIALQARNAEYNPKRFAAVIMRIREPKTTALIFASGKMVCTGAKSEQQSKLAARKYARIIQKLGFPAKFKDFKIQNIVASCDVKFPIRLEGLAYSHGAFSSYEPELFPGLIYRMRQPKIVLLIFVSGKIVLTGAKVREETYTAFENIYPVLTEFRKVQQ